The following proteins are encoded in a genomic region of Pseudoalteromonas rubra:
- the uvrD gene encoding DNA helicase II has translation MDVSELLDGLNDKQREAVAAPLQNMLVLAGAGSGKTRVLVHRIAWLMQVEQASAYSIFAVTFTNKAAKEMRTRVEETLQNPVGGMWIGTFHGLAHRILRAHHREARLPESFQILDSDDQLRMIKRLLKSMNIDDKKWPPKQLSWYISARKDEGQRPKDITAHDVNEQLMLQVYTAYQDACDRAGLVDFAEILLRCYEVLQQNPTLLRHYQQRFRHMLVDEFQDTNSIQYLWLKLLAGSDSNIMIVGDDDQSIYGWRGARIENIKRFLTDFDAQTIRLEQNYRSTGTILKASNALIQNNAERMGKSLWTDGNQGEPISVYAAFNELDEARFMVGKVKSWFQGGNALSDCAVLYRSNAQSRVLEEALLQEGLKYRIYGGMRFFERQEIKDALSYLRLISNRNDDAAFERVINTPARGIGDKTLSHIRDCARAESLPLWYAAKAVLEQGHLAGRAATAIRRFIELVEQLDDKLMELELADQAKTTIEQSGLLAMYQAEKGEKGRARVENLEELINACGQFDLPVEEEFTSPLQGFLAYTSLESGEGQADEHEDAVQMMTLHSAKGLEFPLVFMVGVEEGMFPSQQSHEESGRLEEERRLCYVGMTRAMEKLYISHAESRRLYGQEKYHSPSRFLREIPEDCLEEIRIKTQVSRPAPSGRFSGSVSHAVFEDSGFSLGQRVLHAKFGAGTVLNYEGSGAQSRIQVNFDDVGSKWLVTAYARLQAL, from the coding sequence ATGGACGTATCAGAATTACTTGATGGCTTAAACGACAAACAACGTGAGGCGGTTGCCGCACCACTACAAAACATGCTGGTATTAGCAGGCGCAGGCTCGGGTAAAACCCGGGTGCTGGTGCATCGCATTGCCTGGCTCATGCAGGTTGAACAGGCTTCTGCATACAGCATTTTTGCCGTGACCTTTACCAACAAAGCCGCCAAAGAGATGCGTACCCGGGTCGAAGAAACCTTACAAAACCCGGTCGGTGGTATGTGGATCGGTACCTTCCATGGCCTCGCCCATCGTATTTTGCGCGCCCATCATCGCGAAGCCAGGCTGCCAGAGTCATTTCAGATTTTAGACTCTGACGACCAGCTGAGAATGATCAAACGCCTGCTGAAATCGATGAACATCGATGATAAAAAGTGGCCACCTAAACAGCTCAGTTGGTATATCAGCGCACGCAAAGACGAAGGTCAGCGCCCCAAAGACATCACCGCCCATGATGTCAACGAGCAATTGATGTTGCAGGTGTATACTGCCTATCAGGATGCCTGTGATCGCGCCGGCCTGGTCGACTTTGCCGAAATTTTGCTGCGCTGCTACGAAGTGCTGCAACAAAACCCCACGCTACTACGTCATTACCAGCAGCGCTTCCGTCATATGCTGGTCGACGAATTTCAGGATACCAACAGCATTCAGTATTTATGGCTAAAACTCCTCGCCGGCAGCGACAGCAACATCATGATAGTGGGCGATGACGACCAAAGTATTTACGGTTGGCGAGGCGCTCGGATTGAGAATATCAAACGCTTCTTAACTGACTTCGACGCGCAAACGATTCGCCTAGAGCAAAACTACCGCTCCACCGGCACCATATTAAAAGCCTCTAATGCCCTGATCCAGAACAATGCTGAGCGTATGGGCAAAAGCCTCTGGACCGACGGTAATCAGGGTGAGCCTATATCCGTGTATGCCGCATTTAACGAGCTGGACGAAGCCCGCTTTATGGTCGGTAAAGTTAAGTCCTGGTTTCAGGGGGGTAACGCACTGAGCGACTGTGCCGTGCTTTACCGTAGTAACGCCCAATCTCGGGTGCTGGAAGAAGCGCTGTTGCAAGAAGGCCTCAAGTATCGCATTTACGGCGGTATGCGCTTCTTCGAACGTCAGGAGATCAAAGACGCCCTGTCTTATCTGCGCCTGATCAGCAACCGCAATGACGACGCCGCGTTTGAACGGGTGATCAACACCCCAGCACGCGGTATCGGCGACAAAACTCTGAGCCATATTCGAGACTGTGCCCGGGCCGAGTCACTCCCCCTGTGGTACGCGGCCAAAGCCGTGCTGGAGCAAGGCCACCTGGCTGGCCGCGCCGCCACCGCCATTCGTCGTTTCATTGAACTGGTTGAACAGCTGGACGACAAGTTAATGGAACTCGAACTGGCCGATCAAGCCAAAACCACCATAGAGCAATCCGGTCTGCTGGCCATGTATCAGGCTGAGAAAGGTGAAAAAGGCCGTGCCCGGGTAGAAAACCTCGAGGAATTGATCAACGCCTGTGGGCAGTTTGATTTACCCGTAGAAGAAGAGTTCACCTCGCCACTACAAGGTTTCTTAGCCTATACCTCACTGGAATCTGGCGAAGGCCAGGCCGACGAGCACGAAGATGCCGTGCAGATGATGACGCTACACTCAGCCAAAGGCCTGGAATTCCCATTGGTCTTTATGGTGGGCGTGGAAGAGGGCATGTTCCCTTCGCAGCAAAGCCACGAAGAATCGGGCCGCCTCGAAGAGGAGCGTCGCCTGTGTTATGTCGGCATGACCCGGGCCATGGAAAAGCTCTACATCAGCCACGCGGAAAGCCGCCGCCTGTATGGTCAGGAAAAATACCACAGTCCGTCACGCTTTTTGCGTGAAATTCCCGAAGACTGTCTGGAAGAAATTCGCATCAAGACGCAAGTTTCACGCCCAGCGCCCAGTGGTCGTTTCAGCGGCTCGGTGAGCCATGCTGTATTTGAAGACAGCGGTTTCAGCCTCGGTCAGCGCGTATTACATGCTAAATTTGGTGCCGGCACAGTACTCAACTATGAAGGCAGCGGCGCACAGTCACGTATTCAGGTCAATTTTGACGATGTCGGCAGCAAGTGGCTGGTCACTGCCTATGCCAGATTGCAAGCACTCTGA
- a CDS encoding chemotaxis protein CheV, translating to MAGVLASVDQRTQLVGENRLELLLFHLHSRHLFALNVFKVKEVVKLPHLNKMPNAHPKIAGVTTIRGESIPVIDLRQAICMPHCEYDSDSNLVITEYNRTIQAFLVGKVDQIVNTTWSDIMPPPRSVGRNHYLTALTKLKRGDQELLVEIIDVEKVLAEIIAYDVVIPENILDKTIINEFQGRKILHVDDSPTARRQVSDTLAQLGIEVLPATDGHEALKLLQHWADEGIDVNKELMAVITDAEMPVMDGYRLTYEIRNDSRLKDLYIVLNTSLSGSFNKAMVEKVGCDVFLSKFQPDRLVDEMQRRLKDVLNQ from the coding sequence ATGGCCGGAGTATTAGCATCCGTTGATCAACGCACACAACTGGTGGGAGAAAACCGCCTCGAGCTACTGTTGTTTCATTTGCACAGCCGACATCTGTTTGCACTCAATGTGTTTAAAGTCAAAGAAGTCGTTAAGTTGCCGCATCTTAACAAGATGCCCAACGCCCACCCAAAAATAGCAGGTGTCACCACCATTCGGGGTGAATCTATTCCGGTGATCGATTTACGCCAGGCGATCTGCATGCCGCATTGTGAATACGACAGTGATAGCAATCTTGTGATCACCGAATATAACCGAACCATTCAGGCATTTCTGGTGGGTAAAGTCGACCAGATCGTCAACACCACCTGGTCTGATATCATGCCGCCCCCGCGCTCAGTGGGTCGCAACCATTACCTCACCGCACTGACCAAGCTCAAGCGCGGCGACCAGGAGTTACTGGTAGAGATCATTGACGTCGAGAAGGTGCTGGCCGAAATCATCGCGTATGACGTGGTGATCCCCGAAAATATCCTCGACAAAACTATCATCAATGAATTTCAGGGCCGCAAGATTTTGCATGTGGATGACTCTCCCACGGCACGTCGCCAGGTTTCCGATACGCTGGCTCAGCTGGGCATCGAAGTGCTACCCGCAACCGATGGCCACGAAGCCCTAAAGCTGCTCCAACACTGGGCAGATGAGGGCATAGACGTGAACAAAGAACTCATGGCAGTGATCACGGATGCTGAAATGCCGGTTATGGATGGCTACCGCCTAACCTACGAAATACGTAACGACAGCCGCCTGAAAGACCTCTATATCGTGCTCAATACTTCACTCAGTGGCAGCTTTAACAAGGCCATGGTAGAGAAGGTAGGGTGTGATGTTTTCTTATCTAAATTTCAGCCGGACCGACTGGTTGATGAAATGCAGCGCCGACTGAAAGACGTACTGAATCAATAA
- a CDS encoding EVE domain-containing protein encodes MAYWLFKTEPDAFSIDDLQQAPQQSTFWEGIRNYQARNFLRDDVQVGDQVFIYHSSCKIPAVVGIATVTKGAETDPHQFDLSSDYYDAKSSTDNPRWVGVTLCYQQHLPRPVTLKAIKADDAITELALKKAGRLSIMPVTDAEWAHICQLGGTE; translated from the coding sequence ATGGCATACTGGTTATTTAAAACCGAACCCGACGCATTTTCCATTGACGATCTGCAGCAGGCACCACAGCAAAGTACGTTTTGGGAAGGAATACGTAATTATCAGGCCCGCAACTTTCTGCGCGATGATGTACAAGTGGGGGATCAGGTCTTTATTTACCACTCAAGCTGCAAAATCCCCGCTGTGGTCGGCATCGCCACGGTCACCAAAGGAGCAGAGACCGATCCTCATCAATTTGATCTGAGCAGCGATTATTATGATGCTAAGTCCAGTACAGACAACCCTCGCTGGGTAGGCGTCACTTTATGCTATCAGCAGCATTTGCCCCGACCTGTGACCCTCAAAGCCATTAAAGCCGATGATGCCATCACAGAGCTGGCGCTAAAAAAGGCCGGGCGTCTGTCCATTATGCCTGTGACCGACGCTGAGTGGGCACACATCTGCCAGCTAGGTGGCACTGAGTAA
- a CDS encoding potassium channel family protein produces MPLLFKRLLLVLQTHIDQASWPLIGLATVLHMCVTWALLWLAQEHALLPVSTYIYYYVVTTSTVGYGDFSATTDLGRWVVALFQIPLGLALFGILLGKVGQLITIWVKRAMKGDKDYSHLSDHIIIFGWHTTRTERMIEYILADNKRIERRIVLAVCDEMEHPLLRFSEVDFVRLLSFTDDQQLARTGLAYADKIIVDGQDDDQTFTTALKLSPMVKTAAHISAHFNDETKAQLLRQHCRNVECSTAMSAEILVRSMQDPGSSRIQEELLSTLHGDTQFSLQLPKSLTALTFGQLFMYFKAHHNAILLGVARDLSGRDMDLNPPLDYALQGGDVLHYIAPQRVLHSEVNWERV; encoded by the coding sequence ATGCCTTTGCTATTTAAGCGTTTGTTGTTGGTATTACAGACGCACATTGATCAGGCCAGTTGGCCGCTGATTGGACTGGCGACTGTGTTGCATATGTGCGTGACCTGGGCATTGCTCTGGCTGGCACAGGAGCACGCATTATTGCCTGTCAGTACCTATATCTATTATTACGTCGTGACCACATCCACAGTGGGTTATGGTGATTTTAGTGCCACGACCGATCTGGGACGCTGGGTTGTGGCCTTATTTCAAATCCCGCTGGGTCTGGCGTTGTTTGGCATTTTGCTGGGCAAAGTTGGGCAACTAATTACAATTTGGGTAAAAAGAGCAATGAAGGGCGATAAAGACTATTCACATCTGAGCGATCATATCATCATCTTTGGCTGGCACACGACACGCACTGAGCGCATGATAGAGTATATTCTGGCTGACAATAAACGCATTGAACGGCGTATTGTGTTGGCTGTGTGTGACGAAATGGAACACCCGTTGCTGCGTTTTTCTGAAGTGGATTTTGTGCGATTGTTGAGCTTTACTGATGATCAACAGTTGGCGCGCACTGGGTTAGCCTATGCGGATAAAATCATTGTTGATGGTCAGGACGACGATCAAACCTTTACCACTGCGCTGAAGCTGAGTCCGATGGTGAAAACGGCCGCGCACATCAGTGCCCATTTTAATGATGAAACCAAGGCACAGCTGTTACGTCAGCATTGCCGGAATGTAGAGTGTTCGACGGCGATGTCAGCTGAGATCCTCGTACGTTCGATGCAGGACCCGGGCTCAAGTCGTATTCAGGAAGAACTGCTCTCCACCCTACATGGCGATACACAGTTTAGTTTGCAGTTGCCGAAGTCACTGACAGCTTTGACATTCGGTCAGCTTTTTATGTATTTCAAAGCGCATCATAATGCGATTTTACTGGGCGTGGCGCGCGACCTCAGTGGCCGTGATATGGATTTAAACCCACCGTTGGATTACGCATTGCAGGGAGGTGATGTGTTACATTATATTGCACCGCAACGCGTACTTCACAGTGAAGTGAACTGGGAGCGAGTATGA